A region of uncultured Carboxylicivirga sp. DNA encodes the following proteins:
- a CDS encoding Do family serine endopeptidase produces the protein MNTKKYLLTFFVATVSAVLAVLIYSSIVKPETEVRYVSEHSVPVANVNLPPSNVQLPDLTYASEKSVHAVVHVKTVSRGQSYSGSGNPLFDYFFGPGSGYNKEPQPVMGAGSGVILTTDGYIVTNNHVIDGAEQIEVVLNDKRTFTAELVGTDPNSDIALLKVDAKDLPFLSYGNSDDLKVGEWVLAVGNPFNLTSTVTAGIVSAKARSINIIANGRQNYGIESFIQTDAAVNPGNSGGALVNQNGELIGINTAIASRTGSYSGYSFAVPVSIAKKVVADLMEYGEVQRALLGVSILDVNKESLAEFGLDPMDKMEGVLVGGVTENGGAAEAGIEKADIILSVDGDKVNSVPQLQERVSRHRPGEVVNIMVLRDGKKKTFNVTLRNIRGTTGILTSSSDDLTLGATLKELTDKEKYRLGIRYGIRVESLTDGSLQKSGVKEGYIITKANKIAIESVEDFKEVVKKVEVGDGLFLTGIYPNGRVAYYAINIHE, from the coding sequence ATGAATACAAAAAAATATTTATTGACATTTTTTGTAGCAACAGTAAGCGCTGTTCTTGCTGTTCTAATTTATTCAAGCATTGTTAAACCTGAAACAGAAGTCAGATATGTAAGCGAGCATTCAGTTCCTGTGGCGAATGTGAATTTACCTCCATCAAATGTGCAATTGCCTGATCTTACATATGCTTCAGAAAAATCAGTTCATGCTGTTGTACACGTAAAAACTGTTTCCAGAGGACAAAGTTACAGTGGTTCAGGTAATCCTTTGTTTGATTACTTTTTTGGGCCGGGAAGTGGATATAATAAAGAGCCACAGCCAGTCATGGGTGCAGGGTCAGGAGTGATTTTAACAACTGATGGATATATCGTTACTAATAACCATGTAATTGATGGGGCCGAGCAGATTGAAGTGGTTTTGAATGATAAGAGAACATTTACTGCAGAATTGGTTGGGACAGATCCTAATTCGGATATTGCTCTTTTAAAAGTAGATGCTAAAGATTTGCCTTTTTTATCTTATGGTAATTCTGATGACTTAAAAGTAGGAGAATGGGTTTTGGCTGTTGGTAATCCATTTAACTTAACTTCCACAGTTACTGCAGGTATTGTAAGTGCTAAGGCCAGAAGTATTAATATAATTGCAAACGGACGTCAGAATTATGGCATAGAGTCCTTTATTCAGACGGATGCTGCGGTTAATCCAGGAAATAGTGGAGGAGCCCTTGTGAACCAAAATGGAGAATTAATTGGTATCAATACAGCTATTGCTTCACGAACAGGTTCTTATTCGGGTTACTCTTTTGCTGTACCGGTCTCAATTGCTAAAAAAGTAGTAGCTGATTTGATGGAATATGGAGAGGTACAGCGTGCTCTATTGGGTGTTAGCATCCTGGATGTTAATAAAGAAAGTCTTGCCGAGTTTGGACTTGATCCTATGGATAAGATGGAAGGTGTTTTAGTTGGAGGTGTGACTGAAAATGGTGGAGCTGCAGAAGCTGGTATAGAAAAGGCTGATATTATTTTGAGTGTTGATGGAGATAAAGTAAACTCTGTTCCTCAATTACAGGAACGAGTTAGCAGACATCGTCCGGGTGAAGTTGTAAATATTATGGTTTTAAGAGATGGCAAAAAGAAAACTTTTAATGTAACTTTACGTAATATACGTGGAACAACCGGAATTTTAACTAGTAGTAGTGATGATTTAACCTTGGGTGCAACACTTAAAGAGTTGACTGATAAGGAAAAATACAGACTGGGCATTCGGTATGGAATTCGTGTGGAAAGTCTGACTGATGGGAGTTTGCAAAAAAGTGGTGTTAAAGAAGGATATATAATAACAAAAGCTAATAAAATTGCTATAGAATCGGTTGAGGATTTTAAAGAAGTGGTTAAAAAGGTTGAAGTAGGTGATGGTTTATTTCTTACGGGTATCTATCCCAATGGAAGAGTTGCTTATTATGCTATAAACATTCATGAATAA
- a CDS encoding AMP-binding protein: MKTIIDFFEESVKNYPDNTFVWEKEGDSFKSHSYQEIKKEVYTFANGLLSLGIQNGDRLALLSEGRRLWLVSELAIFHIGAINIPLSTKLEADTDLIFRLNHSESETIIVSKNQLPKIRLIKNQLVNVKKYIILDSMENLEENEISIDTLYSKAEEFDSENPNALNEAIQDVTPDTFGNICYTSGTTADPKGIILSQRNYTANIEQAFSYIEIPQHYKTLVVLPWDHAFAHTAALYSFMHKGASIASVQIGRNQHETLKNFVNNMMEVKPEILMSVPALAKNFKKNIEKGIETKGNIATNLFNTGLKFAYWYNGTGDNAGKGLKILTKPIYSLFKSILFNKIKEKFGGQLQYFIGGGALLDIELQRFFYAIGMPMYQGYGLSEASPIISANTPKFHKLGSSGKVVNDLEIKICDEEGNELPIGEKGEIVIKGENVMKGYWKNPDATEDTIKEDWLFTGDLGYLDSENYLYVLGRFKSLLIGADGEKYSPEGIEEAIIDHCQFIDQFVLHNNQSPYTTGLIVPNKEKIQSWLKQNNKSIEDSDTIQEILEIIKDEIDHVKNSTSAELTFPSRWMPSTSVILPEAFSEDNKLINSTMKVVRGKVEEYFKKEIEYLYTSEGKNFNSDLNKNNIKSFIIG, encoded by the coding sequence ATGAAAACAATTATTGATTTTTTTGAAGAAAGTGTCAAAAACTATCCAGATAATACCTTTGTATGGGAAAAAGAAGGTGATTCTTTTAAAAGTCATAGCTACCAGGAAATAAAAAAGGAAGTTTACACCTTTGCAAATGGATTATTATCTCTAGGCATTCAAAATGGAGACCGTTTAGCTCTTTTGTCAGAAGGAAGAAGATTATGGCTGGTTAGCGAATTAGCGATCTTTCACATTGGAGCCATAAACATTCCACTTTCTACAAAGTTAGAAGCTGATACTGATCTTATTTTCAGATTAAACCATTCAGAGTCTGAAACAATTATTGTATCGAAGAACCAACTACCCAAAATTAGATTAATAAAGAATCAATTAGTTAATGTAAAAAAGTACATTATTCTCGATTCTATGGAGAATCTGGAAGAAAATGAAATAAGTATTGACACTCTATATTCAAAAGCAGAGGAATTCGATTCTGAAAATCCAAATGCTTTAAATGAAGCCATTCAAGATGTTACTCCTGATACCTTTGGAAATATTTGCTATACATCCGGAACGACTGCAGATCCTAAAGGTATAATATTATCTCAAAGAAATTACACCGCTAATATTGAGCAGGCATTTAGTTACATAGAAATTCCTCAGCATTACAAAACATTGGTTGTTTTACCATGGGATCATGCTTTCGCACACACTGCAGCCTTATACTCCTTCATGCATAAGGGAGCCTCCATAGCTTCCGTTCAAATTGGCCGTAATCAGCACGAAACATTAAAGAATTTCGTCAATAATATGATGGAAGTCAAACCTGAAATTTTAATGAGTGTCCCTGCTTTAGCTAAAAATTTCAAAAAAAACATAGAAAAAGGGATTGAAACAAAAGGGAATATTGCGACAAATTTATTTAATACCGGATTAAAATTTGCTTATTGGTATAATGGAACAGGAGATAATGCAGGTAAAGGCCTTAAGATTCTAACCAAACCAATTTATTCTCTTTTTAAAAGCATTCTATTTAATAAGATTAAAGAAAAATTTGGTGGTCAACTACAATATTTCATAGGTGGCGGTGCCTTATTAGACATTGAACTTCAGCGATTTTTTTATGCTATTGGAATGCCAATGTATCAGGGATATGGATTAAGTGAAGCTTCACCTATAATTTCAGCCAACACACCTAAATTTCATAAACTTGGTTCATCTGGAAAAGTTGTGAATGATCTGGAAATAAAAATTTGCGATGAAGAAGGTAATGAACTTCCTATTGGCGAAAAAGGAGAAATCGTTATCAAGGGTGAAAATGTTATGAAAGGTTATTGGAAAAATCCTGATGCTACAGAAGATACAATAAAAGAAGATTGGTTATTTACTGGTGATTTGGGATATCTGGATTCCGAAAACTATTTGTATGTGTTAGGTCGATTCAAAAGCCTGTTAATTGGTGCAGATGGAGAAAAATATAGCCCTGAAGGAATTGAGGAAGCTATAATAGATCACTGTCAGTTTATAGATCAGTTTGTATTGCACAATAACCAAAGTCCATACACCACCGGTTTAATTGTGCCTAATAAAGAGAAAATTCAATCATGGTTAAAACAAAATAATAAGTCGATAGAAGATTCGGACACCATCCAGGAAATTCTTGAAATAATTAAAGATGAAATTGACCATGTTAAAAACTCAACTTCAGCCGAATTAACTTTCCCTTCGCGGTGGATGCCATCTACATCAGTTATTTTACCAGAAGCATTTTCTGAAGATAATAAATTAATAAATAGTACAATGAAAGTGGTTAGAGGAAAAGTGGAAGAATATTTCAAAAAAGAAATAGAATATTTATACACCTCAGAAGGAAAAAATTTCAACTCTGATTTAAATAAAAACAATATAAAATCATTTATAATTGGTTAG
- the dapF gene encoding diaminopimelate epimerase: MIEFYKYQGTGNDFVIIDNRDNHFDGSNTEAVRLLCDRRFGIGGDGLMLLENHPEYDFTMRYFNSDGNEASMCGNGGRCIAAFAVHLDIVPSNEVFQFMAVDGLHEAKYDNGIVSLKMIDVNKVDLKDEYTFLDTGSPHFVQFHQSVDQLDIYKMGSEVRYSETFKPGGTNANFVHFINDSTLKVRTYERGVEDETLACGTGVVASAISAHFKKKAISNFDIEVLGGKLNVHFDANSDGSFSNIWLVGPATFVFKGNIEL, encoded by the coding sequence ATGATTGAATTTTATAAATACCAGGGAACCGGAAACGATTTTGTAATTATAGACAATCGTGATAATCATTTTGATGGAAGCAACACTGAAGCTGTTCGTTTATTATGCGACAGAAGATTTGGTATTGGTGGAGATGGTCTGATGCTGCTTGAAAACCATCCGGAATATGATTTTACAATGCGTTATTTTAACAGTGATGGTAATGAAGCATCCATGTGTGGTAATGGAGGAAGATGTATTGCTGCATTTGCTGTGCATTTAGATATTGTGCCTTCAAACGAAGTATTTCAGTTTATGGCCGTAGATGGTCTTCATGAAGCCAAATATGACAATGGTATAGTATCATTAAAAATGATTGATGTTAACAAAGTTGATTTAAAAGATGAATATACTTTCTTAGATACCGGCTCACCGCATTTTGTGCAGTTTCATCAATCAGTGGATCAGCTGGATATTTACAAAATGGGATCAGAAGTCCGATATTCAGAAACTTTTAAACCTGGCGGAACAAATGCAAACTTCGTACATTTTATAAACGATAGCACCCTTAAAGTTAGGACTTATGAGCGAGGTGTTGAAGATGAAACATTAGCCTGCGGCACAGGAGTTGTTGCATCTGCTATATCTGCTCATTTCAAGAAAAAAGCAATTAGTAACTTTGATATTGAGGTTCTTGGAGGTAAACTTAACGTACACTTCGACGCTAATTCGGATGGAAGTTTCAGTAATATTTGGTTAGTTGGTCCGGCTACTTTTGTATTTAAAGGTAACATTGAATTATAA
- a CDS encoding RNA polymerase sigma factor RpoD/SigA produces the protein MRQLKITKSITNRESASLDKYLQEIGREELISVEEEVELAQRIKKGDQIALEKLTRANLRFVVSVAKQYQNQGLSLPDLINEGNLGLIKAAEKFDETRGFKFISYAVWWIRQSILQALAEQSRIVRLPLNQVGSLNKINKAYSKFEQENERKPSPEELADKLELPADKVADTMRVSGRHISVDAPFVEGEDNSLLDVLVNSDSPNADKTLINESLAREIERALATLTERESDIIKLFFGIGCQEMTLEEIGERFGLTRERVRQIKEKAIRRLRHTSRSKLLKSYLG, from the coding sequence ATGAGACAACTAAAAATAACAAAGTCAATAACAAACCGTGAGAGCGCGTCGCTCGATAAGTATCTTCAAGAGATTGGTCGTGAAGAATTAATCTCTGTAGAAGAGGAAGTTGAGTTAGCTCAGCGCATCAAAAAAGGTGATCAAATTGCTTTGGAAAAATTAACAAGGGCTAACTTGCGATTTGTGGTATCTGTTGCAAAACAATACCAAAACCAGGGTTTAAGCCTGCCTGACTTAATTAATGAAGGAAACTTAGGACTTATTAAAGCTGCAGAAAAGTTTGATGAAACTCGTGGTTTTAAGTTTATTTCATATGCCGTTTGGTGGATTCGTCAGTCTATCTTGCAAGCATTGGCTGAGCAATCTCGTATTGTTCGTCTGCCATTGAATCAAGTTGGGTCTTTGAATAAAATTAATAAGGCATATTCAAAGTTCGAACAGGAGAATGAGCGTAAGCCATCACCTGAAGAATTGGCAGATAAATTAGAATTGCCAGCTGACAAAGTTGCAGATACAATGAGGGTTTCTGGTCGTCATATTTCTGTAGATGCACCGTTTGTAGAAGGAGAGGATAATAGTTTGCTGGATGTTTTGGTGAACAGTGATTCTCCAAATGCTGATAAGACTTTAATAAATGAATCATTAGCCCGCGAAATTGAAAGAGCTTTAGCTACATTAACTGAGCGTGAGAGTGACATAATTAAGTTGTTTTTCGGAATTGGTTGCCAGGAGATGACTTTGGAAGAGATTGGAGAACGATTTGGGTTGACAAGAGAACGTGTACGCCAGATTAAGGAGAAAGCAATTCGTCGCCTTCGTCATACTTCCAGAAGTAAACTACTGAAATCCTATTTGGGATAA
- a CDS encoding ornithine carbamoyltransferase, with translation MGFNLKNRNFLKLLDFTQQEIKFLLKLAQDLKTAKYAGIEQPRLTGKNIALIFEKSSTRTRCAFEVAALDQGAHVTYLGPSGSQIGHKESMKDTARVLGRMYDGIEYRGYGQTIVEELAKYAGVPVWNGLTDEFHPTQILADFLTMMEHTDLPLNQVSYAYLGDARNNMANSLLVGGAIMGMDVRIVGPKSLQPDASLIKQCEEIAEKSGATITITDDVKTGVEGCDFLYTDVWVSMGEPEDVWKERVELLLPYQINTKTMEMTGNPGCKFLHCLPAFHNRETKVGEEIYQKFGLEGMEVTEDVFESPASIVFDQAENRMHTIKAVMVATLGS, from the coding sequence ATGGGTTTTAATCTTAAAAATAGAAACTTTTTAAAATTACTTGATTTTACTCAGCAAGAAATCAAGTTTTTATTAAAATTGGCTCAAGACCTGAAAACTGCTAAATATGCCGGAATCGAACAGCCAAGATTGACAGGTAAAAATATTGCATTGATTTTTGAAAAATCATCTACTCGAACCAGATGTGCATTTGAGGTGGCAGCTCTTGATCAGGGTGCACATGTTACTTATTTAGGTCCTTCCGGATCGCAAATAGGTCACAAAGAATCGATGAAAGATACTGCTCGTGTATTAGGTAGAATGTATGATGGTATTGAATACCGTGGATATGGTCAGACTATTGTGGAGGAGTTGGCAAAATATGCAGGAGTTCCAGTCTGGAATGGTTTGACAGATGAGTTTCATCCGACGCAGATTTTGGCCGACTTTTTAACTATGATGGAACATACTGATTTGCCACTGAATCAGGTTTCGTATGCTTATTTGGGCGACGCTCGAAATAATATGGCAAATTCTTTATTGGTTGGTGGTGCCATTATGGGAATGGATGTACGCATTGTTGGTCCAAAAAGTTTGCAACCAGATGCTTCTTTAATAAAGCAATGTGAGGAAATTGCTGAAAAGTCAGGTGCTACCATTACAATAACTGATGATGTAAAAACTGGAGTGGAAGGTTGTGATTTTCTTTACACTGATGTTTGGGTGTCGATGGGTGAACCAGAGGATGTTTGGAAAGAACGTGTTGAATTGCTCTTACCATATCAAATAAATACTAAGACTATGGAGATGACTGGTAATCCAGGATGTAAATTTCTACATTGTTTGCCAGCTTTTCACAATCGCGAAACTAAAGTGGGAGAAGAGATATATCAGAAGTTTGGTTTGGAAGGAATGGAAGTCACTGAAGATGTATTCGAATCACCTGCTTCAATTGTTTTTGATCAGGCCGAGAACAGAATGCATACAATAAAGGCTGTTATGGTAGCAACATTAGGATCCTAA
- the uvrB gene encoding excinuclease ABC subunit UvrB, translating to MDFKITADFSPTGDQPQAIIALKEGIFNNAKHQTLLGVTGSGKTFTMANVIKETQRPTLILSHNKTLAAQLYGEFKTFFPDNAVEYFVSYYDYYQPEAYLPVTDTYIEKDLSINDEIEKLRLSATSALLSGRRDVIVVSSVSCLYGIGNPEDFHEGVIYLKVGDQITRNAFLRQLVDSLYSRNEVMFERGNFRVKGDTVEIFLAYSDYACRVIFWGDEIEEIETFNPDSGAKIESLDSTVIYPANIFITSKAKTQQAIKEIQDDLIQHLSFLRENGKKQEAKRLDERVNYDLEMIRELGYCPGIENYSRYFDGRKEGTRPFCLLDYFPEDFLTIIDESHVTIPQIRAMYGGDKSRKQNLVEYGFRLPAAMDNRPLRFEEFEQLVNQVIYVSATPADYELEKSEGVIVEQLIRPTGLVDPVIDIRPSLNQIDDLINEIQERIEKNERTLVTTLTKRMAEELTKYLNRVSVNCEYIHSDVDTLERVKIMENLRAGTFDVLVGVNLLREGLDLPEVSLVAILDADKEGFLRSERSLTQTAGRAARNLNGKVIMYADKITKSMQATIDSTNYRRLKQLKYNEDNNITPTQINKQNTNVLKGKTKAYVEPEGKDIAADPVIGYMSKEALQKTIDKTKKEMQKAAKELDFILAAQYRDEIIRLEELLIKKPSK from the coding sequence ATGGATTTTAAAATTACGGCAGACTTCTCTCCCACAGGAGATCAACCTCAAGCTATCATAGCCCTAAAAGAAGGAATCTTCAATAACGCCAAGCATCAGACACTTTTAGGCGTTACAGGCTCTGGTAAAACCTTTACCATGGCCAATGTTATTAAAGAAACTCAAAGACCTACTTTAATTCTATCACATAATAAAACACTTGCCGCACAGCTTTATGGTGAGTTTAAAACCTTCTTTCCTGATAATGCGGTTGAATACTTTGTATCATACTACGACTATTACCAACCAGAGGCTTACCTTCCAGTAACTGATACTTATATTGAAAAGGATCTTTCAATAAATGATGAAATTGAAAAACTACGACTCAGTGCAACGTCTGCCTTACTATCAGGAAGAAGGGATGTAATTGTAGTGTCTTCAGTGTCGTGTTTATATGGAATAGGAAATCCGGAAGACTTCCACGAGGGTGTAATCTATCTTAAAGTTGGAGATCAGATAACCAGAAATGCTTTTTTACGCCAATTAGTGGATAGTCTATACTCCAGAAACGAAGTAATGTTTGAAAGAGGAAATTTCCGCGTAAAAGGTGATACTGTTGAAATTTTCCTTGCCTACTCAGATTATGCATGCAGAGTTATTTTCTGGGGAGATGAAATTGAAGAAATTGAAACTTTCAATCCTGACAGCGGAGCAAAAATCGAATCACTAGATTCAACAGTTATCTATCCTGCTAATATATTTATTACCTCAAAAGCAAAAACCCAACAAGCCATTAAAGAAATTCAGGATGATTTAATTCAACACTTATCATTCCTGAGAGAAAATGGTAAGAAGCAGGAAGCTAAAAGACTCGATGAAAGAGTTAATTACGATCTTGAAATGATTAGAGAACTTGGATATTGTCCCGGAATCGAAAATTACTCCAGATATTTTGATGGTAGAAAAGAGGGGACACGCCCCTTCTGCCTCCTCGACTATTTTCCTGAGGATTTTCTGACCATTATTGACGAAAGCCACGTAACTATACCTCAAATCAGAGCTATGTATGGTGGTGATAAATCAAGAAAACAAAACCTGGTTGAATATGGATTCAGATTACCTGCAGCAATGGACAACAGACCCCTTAGATTTGAGGAGTTCGAACAATTAGTGAATCAAGTTATTTACGTAAGTGCAACCCCTGCTGATTATGAGCTGGAAAAATCTGAAGGTGTTATTGTTGAACAATTAATTCGTCCAACCGGACTAGTTGACCCGGTGATTGATATCCGACCAAGCTTAAATCAAATTGACGATCTCATTAATGAAATACAGGAAAGAATTGAAAAAAATGAGCGTACTCTTGTAACTACCTTAACAAAACGGATGGCCGAAGAATTAACAAAATACTTAAACCGAGTATCTGTTAATTGTGAATATATTCATTCTGATGTTGACACTTTAGAACGTGTTAAGATAATGGAAAACCTTCGGGCCGGTACATTTGATGTACTGGTTGGAGTTAACCTTTTAAGAGAGGGATTAGATTTACCAGAAGTATCTCTTGTTGCCATTCTTGATGCTGATAAAGAAGGTTTCTTGCGCTCTGAGCGATCCCTTACCCAAACAGCAGGACGAGCAGCCCGAAATTTGAATGGAAAAGTTATCATGTACGCTGATAAAATTACCAAAAGTATGCAGGCAACTATTGACAGCACTAACTACAGAAGGTTGAAACAGCTTAAATACAATGAAGATAACAACATCACTCCTACTCAAATAAACAAACAGAATACAAACGTATTAAAAGGTAAAACAAAGGCATACGTTGAACCCGAAGGTAAAGATATAGCTGCCGATCCAGTAATTGGCTACATGAGCAAAGAAGCTTTACAGAAAACTATAGATAAAACTAAAAAGGAAATGCAAAAAGCAGCAAAAGAACTGGATTTTATACTTGCTGCTCAATACAGAGATGAAATTATTCGATTAGAAGAACTATTAATCAAAAAGCCCTCGAAATAA